From a single Leishmania panamensis strain MHOM/PA/94/PSC-1 chromosome 2 sequence genomic region:
- a CDS encoding hypothetical protein (TriTrypDB/GeneDB-style sysID: LpmP.02.0410), producing MSATTPPGLQTAPPTGSITSPLSFTATGPTSSFIKVYCGKDECVPLSKQCTGGVFQGALAELATRVSKQEALAQSSRSRRAKAIGSAAAADSEVPVAATAAGNSGSVGGKGEATPPAAESRAGAAGHSGGVGRDGGTRTEKQPSSPLSSTSASVLSASKGRASPGPSTASLHTTATSLSIKAADAPAGDVLAGVDDVRMACGAVYHRAELLPLSFVRDVASNSKVTVLYRQHLQLQEQLRRHQLEQQQLQQQGGDGEDVAATMDAKASEDDAAYAESSQRAGGRVGGKGVKSHTNKVSPRRRGMPSVYRGGSSVSSGPTSAAAAAALAAQIRTQLWAALRNTIPFFGVLAMPVHTSMEPLISLPAMSSGGGASATAARAAAPTPTTTTPPAAGMVSGATAVCSGSYVLLGCRERPRKAALAGETAPMFSPAAPYASAAQSVIGGVAVYPNISAVERLVEQANEASVVRLPPLCSDAVLRSTGAAGDSAKRSPRKPRSHPRDLQGHHVLEQSLPARCTLQPNTNRVVPMPLPLPDDIAACYSAARLVTKPLGQSAAAPNEDADDFTALSGTHASGDATHAHSRGHSGRTRRRSLDELADILVSTADVSAAAGSRPSLDSGKGASLTWFANSAKGGGGGGGAFSDELSVEGGEEAILMATKRPFCAAAAAAAASRGFSSPCTSPRTNLAAGPSGSLPKDGDGLAKEAEPSVPLSAVAIARLMPSTRFTVQLSSCAVSLTAQTRKGAGANAAGVASGNATSTASSTTAGGAVDNYADELAVVFDGLDVLWHGTNGEEALLQWVLDEYSILLKQRMAAAIAQWTSMVRAGDPSSGAAAASSSKANKMRCQASKGREPRVA from the coding sequence ATGTCTGCCACCACCCCGCCTGGCCTGCAAACCGCGCCACCAACGGGCTCGATTACTTCACCACTCAGCTTCACCGCTACCGGGCCCACCTCGTCCTTCATCAAAGTGTACTGTGGCAAGGACGAGTGTGTTCCGCTCAGCAAGCAGTGCACCGGCGGGGTCTTCCAGGGAGCCCTCGCAGAGCTTGCAACCCGCGTCAGCaagcaggaggcgctggctcAGAGCAGTCGAAGTCGCCGCGCGAAGGCCATCGGaagtgccgccgcggccgacAGTGAAGTTCCGGTTGcggcgactgctgctggaaacagcggcagcgtcggcggcAAGGGGGAGGCGACGCCCCCGGCGGCAGAGAgtcgcgcaggtgccgcGGGGCACTctggtggggtggggagggatGGAGGCACCAGGACAGAAAAGCAGCCGTCCTCACCTCTGTCGTCGACGTCAGCGTCGGTTCTGTCAGCATCGAAGGGTCGTGCCTCGCCTGGGCCCTCCACAGCATccctccacaccaccgccacctcacTCAGCATCAAGGCAGCTGATGCGCCGGCAGGTGATGTGCTTGCAGGGGTGGATGATGTTCGTATGGCATGTGGTGCCGTGTACCACCGcgctgagctgctgccgctcagTTTTGTGCGCGACGTCGCGTCAAACAGCAAGGTGACGGTGCTGTACAGGCAACACCTTCAGCTTCAGGAGCAGCTCCGGCGTCATCAGctggagcaacagcagctacagcagcaggggggTGACGGTGAGGACGTCGCTGCCACCATGGATGCCAAGGCATCGGAAGATGATGCGGCATATGCTGAAAGTAGCCAGAGAGCTGGGGGTCGCGTGGGTGGGAAGGGAGTCAAGTCCCACACCAACAAAGTCAGCCCACGACGGCGCGGGATGCCGAGCGTGTACCGAGGCGGATCTTCTGTAAGCTCCGGTCCAACTtccgcggccgctgcggctgcgctggctgCCCAGATCCGCACGCAGCTCTGGGCCGCTTTGCGGAACACGATTCCGTTCTTCGGAGTGTTGGCGATGCCTGTTCACACCTCCATGGAACCCCTCATCAGCCTGCCAGCAATGTCAtctggcggcggtgcaagCGCTACCGCTGcgagggcggcagcaccgacaccgacgacgacaacgccgccggcagcagGCATGGTGTCAGGGGCTACGGCCGTCTGTAGCGGCTCGTATGTGTTGCTGGGGTGCCGCGAGCGACCGCGCAAGGCAGCGCTTGCGGGTGAAACAGCACCGATGTTTTCCCCAGCGGCGCCATACGCATCCGCTGCTCAGTCCGTCATTGGCGGAGTTGCCGTGTATCCAAACATCTCGGCTGTGGAGAGGCTGGTGGAGCAGGCCAACGAGGCATCCGTGGTGCGGCTTCCACCTCTCTGTAGCGACGCTGTGCTTCGCAGCACCGGGGCCGCTGGTGACAGCGCCAAGCGGTCACCGCGAAAGCCGCGTTCACACCCGAGGGACCTCCAGGGGCATCATGTATTGGAGCAGTCCCTGCCGGCGCGGTGCACGCTGCAGCCCAACACGAACCGCGTCGTGCCAATGCCGCTTCCGCTTCCGGACGACATCGCGGCCTGTTACAGCGCAGCGAGGCTCGTGACGAAGCCGCTCGGGCAATCCGCTGCGGCCCCCAACGAGGACGCGGACGACTTCACTGCGCTCTCGGGAACTCACGCCAGCGGGGATGCCACTCACGCCCACAGTCGAGGTCACTCCGGTCGAACACGTCGACGGTCCTTAGATGAGCTCGCCGACATTCTTGTGAGTACGGCGGATgtctctgcggctgcgggtTCGCGACCTTCACTGGACAGCGGTAAGGGCGCATCATTGACGTGGTTTGCGAATAGCGccaagggcggcggcggcggtggtggggcgTTCTCCGACGAGCTCAGCGTCGAaggtggcgaggaggcaaTCCTAATGGCAACAAAGCGGCCgttctgtgctgctgctgctgctgctgccgcttcgcgTGGCTTTAGCTCCCCATGTACCTCGCCGCGTACGAATTTGGCCGCGGGGCCGAGCGGCAGCCTACCCAAAGACGGCGACGGACTTGCAAAGGAGGCAGAGCCAAGCGTGCCCCTTTCCGCGGTCGCCATCGCCCGCCTTATGCCTTCCACTCGGTTCACGGTGCAGCTCTCCAGCTGCGCGGTAAGCTTGACTGCGCAGACGCGGAAGGGAGCGGGGGCGAACGCGGCTGGTGTCGCTTCCGGAAACGCCACTAGCACAGcaagcagcaccaccgctggtggcgctgtcgaCAACTATGCAGACGAGCTTGCTGTCGTGTTCGACGGGCTGGATGTGCTCTGGCACGGGACcaacggcgaggaggcgttGCTGCAGTGGGTGCTGGACGAGTACTCCATTCTACTGAAGCAGCGTATGGCGGCCGCCATTGCGCAGTGGACGTCTATGGTACGGGCCGGTGACCccagcagtggcgccgccgctgcatccTCGTCCAAGGCGAACAAGATGCGGTGCCAGGCATCAAAGGGGCGTGAGCCGAGGGTGGCATGA
- a CDS encoding hypothetical protein (TriTrypDB/GeneDB-style sysID: LpmP.02.0420) gives MKSRSSGGSRRASTGGTDGRSLEAALAASSLLLWVPYSLAAVYVAYCSAFVSEPPLAESFSAFSKAGGSSVALTASGGGAGFATSSASAEASFASSSASSMATAIYGGAITGDVRTRAHYSFIYYYIFPVGFGIGIFASLLLRVLFFSAAAILVTYYLSVHKVNGGEYLMAVAWALGTFSGCGWLYTSAGSVLPASSSSSSPSSSGSAGTQMLASASPPSWLWLVVSLLTGLFSGILCKVKDIVDGKHARDTHLFPLLDRYDEFVEEAELRRTAEAGDDTRDARSAGSPSPTTASSPPSGVLRYRHIRMSTSHHLASLGDRLYMVVPFCTGQWFSFILQHGWRGIIVENGAILLSLSLVGYTMLSYKFLKRQVLRVSGRVTRSAAAARNRNRRSKRCLQHRQGGGAVVSCEDAAKDADGVEFLEDVGEVAVVDVIDLISKLFTTSFGVVVLVVLGLNLFMTSLCIPFLKALFKLNALVSGVGIVIELIMYEVA, from the coding sequence ATGAAGTCGCGTTCATCCGGAGGCTCGCGCCGGGCCTCTACGGGTGGGACGGATGGTCGCTCGCTTGAGGCGGCCCTTGCAGCCTCTTCTTTACTGCTGTGGGTCCCCTACTCCCTGGCAGCGGTGTACGTGGCGTACTGCAGCGCGTTTGTATCGGAGCCGCCACTCGCTGAAAGTTTTAGCGCGTTCTCCAaggccggcggcagcagtgttGCGTTGACGGCATCCGGGGGCGGCGCAGGGTTCGCGACGTCGTCTGCGTCTGCTGAAGCGTCGTTTGCCTCATCGTCGGCGTCGTCCATGGCAACGGCCATCTACGGCGGCGCCATCACCGGAGATGTGAGGACCCGGGCTCACTACAGCTTCATCTACTACTACATCTTTCCTGTCGGCTTTGGCATTGGCATCTTtgcatcactgctgctgcgcgtgctgttcttcagcgcagcagcaatccTCGTCACGTATTACCTCTCTGTGCACAAGGTCAACGGAGGCGAGTACTTGATGGCGGTGGCCTGGGCACTGGGGACCTTCAGTGGATGCGGATGGCTCTACACCTCGGCAGGGTCAGTGCTGCcggcctcgtcgtcttcttcatctccctcgagcagtggcagcgcggGGACGCAGATGCTCGCCTCCGCTTCCCCACCGTCGTGGCTGTGGCTCGTGGTGTCGCTGCTTACCGGCCTCTTCAGCGGCATTCTGTGCAAAGTGAAGGACATTGTGGATGGCAAGCATGCCCGCGATACACATCTCTTTCCACTGCTCGATCGCTATGACGAATTCGTTGAGGAGGCCGAGTTGCGGCGCACCGCTGAGGCCGGTGACGACACCCGTGATGCTCGCAGCGCTGGGTCTCCTTCCCCTaccactgcctcctctcctccgtcTGGGGTACTGCGTTACCGCCACATCCGCATGTCTACCTCTCACCATCTTGCCAGCCTCGGCGACCGGCTCTACATGGTTGTGCCCTTCTGCACTGGCCAGTGGTTCTCGTTCATTCTCCAACACGGATGGCGTGGCATCATCGTGGAGAACGGCGCCATCTTGCTTTCTCTTAGCTTAGTGGGTTACACGATGCTGAGCTATAAATTTCTGAAACGCCAGGTGCTGCGCGTATCCGGGCGGGTTACCcgctcggcggcggcggcacgcaaTCGCAATCGTCGCAGCAAGCGCTGCCTCCAGCATCGAcagggcggtggtgctgtcgtGTCGTGCGAGGATGCCGCCAAAGATGCCGACGGTGTGGAGTTTTTGGAGGACGTCGGGGAGGTGGCGGTTGTCGACGTCATTGATCTTATCTCGAAGCTGTTCACGACCTCCTTTGGTGTTGTCGTGCTAGTGGTTCTGGGGCTGAACCTCTTCATGACGTCCCTCTGCATCCCCTTCCTCAAGGCGCTCTTCAAGCTCAATGCGCTGGTCAGCGGCGTGGGCATTGTGATTGAGCTCATCATGTACGAAGTGGCTTGA
- a CDS encoding hypothetical protein (TriTrypDB/GeneDB-style sysID: LpmP.02.0430), with translation MPNVIVTCTFNPPSVTIQGASIRQDTIDALQRALPKQTTTSLPTQRPSEPAKFLLTSRSGTVQAGTVNRIEAGGAVADGVAEGREEFSSPNHNSTGVASGEDAEAYKSWHVDLGQHYCDQMGRTMIFLVIIEALEEEGFGLRGTHSLVVKEKDITRLIFVRS, from the coding sequence ATGCCTAACGTCATCGTGACTTGCACCTTCAACCCCCCATCCGTCACCATCCAGGGGGCGAGCATACGCCAGGACACGATCGATGCCCTTCAGCGCGCACTACCGAAGCAGACCACGACGAGTCTGCCTACACAGCGCCCCAGTGAACCTGCCAAGTTCCTCCTGACGAGCCGCAGCGGTACAGTGCAGGCGGGCACAGTGAACCGCATCGAGGCCGGGGGTGCCGTCGCCGATGGCGTGGCAGAGGGCAGGGAGGAGTTTTCCTCCCCGAACCACAACTCGACTGGAGTGGCCTCTGGCGAAGACGCTGAGGCGTACAAGAGCTGGCATGTTGACCTTGGGCAGCACTACTGCGATCAGATGGGCCGTACCATGATCttcctcgtcatcatcgaggcgctggaggaggagggcttcGGGCTGCGTGGCACGCACAGCttggtggtgaaggagaaggacatTACCCGCCTCATTTTCGTACGCTCGTAA
- a CDS encoding hypothetical protein (TriTrypDB/GeneDB-style sysID: LpmP.02.0440): protein MFSSPCTTATGNGYEASNVAELRWSSASGPRSGVESKGSMALYSGSAGTTPPLGCGSDSVAAAASIPPAGHVTFSTADLVDRSAFLFGLLQSDHLVHDVHDAISVLNSVAADKADDGDPRGRAAGGRGGGEGALSAVFYFIARSPSPDMPWRPTYTSAVLLCIFSTAEAAQRAVARVNGVLLHTMQTEVRDSTSMAQISSPYLVLRPAREFALGPEHTDTALLTYLTTPRLVDLLLRRQRKQKPHDRVADDVEQRSAMESYTRANLPPAYLCGSAARLYAAILSPQSPYAVDWAAARVAMDRGDGIVVPEMSVVEPWACGGAGGYDREKNSTSIAAGTPPVDKGSPLLLQGADIERRRRAGVAGAARYIPMTLQEEEYYRRYGSGSPNHTASNRARCGSVEGLTELMPSRGSLYRGAQGVLHGVSWFCRRAYESLGGKEAALISGPSSLPAAPAVPSASPQAPPAPTGTSNQVPFAGSATEMSETRDFYEPPRVRHRVEGGGLNGVRDARRGGAQAIMIPRYNAVGSALSWLPGFHYVAPLFVTGSFLLGGTAPPPPQRRRMREEESGKEAQVYGIVSAGGWRRDGTQALSYSSLNRAEMPAPFSDSAAWGDLPRHSKVSTAPQRAALSPVLWNSPARPSQSFPSPPPLYPADASQAAPGTGPPLDSLLPTPMVSSIAPSRSYMPLHDDNFASSSENASVSALWRPHTAAKSHSTAASSRGSRDYIRADDVDAAGGGSRGARHAHTAGSGTPLVAGTLRRDSATRFGGAKSSGTLADELRAFAGSTVAGPHGRTGSQDEMRTTAADTALGGQGGRKSSSRTSRRTVEFSLPDGTK from the coding sequence atgttttcttctccctgcaCAACCGCCACCGGCAACGGGTACGAGGCATCGAACGTAGCAGAGCTGAGATGGTCGAGTGCGAGTGGGCCGAGAAGCGGTGTAGAGTCGAAGGGTTCGATGGCGCTGTACTCCGGCTCTGCAGGTACGACGCCGCCACTTGGCTGCGGTAGTGATtcggtggctgcagcggcatcgaTACCGCCAGCCGGACACGTGACGTTCTCTACCGCTGATCTCGTGGACAGGAGCGCCTTCTTGTTTGGACTTCTTCAGTCTGATCACTTGGTGCATGATGTGCACGACGCCATCTCTGTTCTCAACAGCGTGGCTGCTGACAAGGCGGACGACGGCGACCCCCGTGGCCGCGCTGCGGGCGgccggggcggcggcgagggggCCCTTTCGGCTGTCTTTTACTTTATTGCCCGCTCTCCCAGCCCCGACATGCCGTGGCGCCCCACTTACACCAGCGCCGTACTGCTGTGCATATTTTCCAccgcggaggcggcgcagcgggctGTTGCCCGTGTCAACGGCGTACTACTGCACACCATGCAGACGGAGGTGCGGGACTCTACATCGATGGCACAGATCTCATCGCCGTATCTTGTCCTCCGGCCGGCCAGGGAGTTTGCCCTGGGGCCGGAACATACGGACACGGCGTTGCTCACCTATCTCACGACGCCACGGTTGGTGgacttgctgctgcgtcgccagAGGAAGCAAAAGCCGCACGACAGGGTTGCAGACGACGTAGAGCAGCGTAGCGCCATGGAGTCGTACACTCGAGCGAACTTGCCACCAGCGTATCTGTGCGGCTCCGCCGCGCGTCTTTACGCTGCCATCCTGAGCCCACAAAGTCCTTACGCAGTGGactgggcggcggcgcgcgtgGCGATGGATCGTGGGGACGGTATCGTGGTGCCGGAGATGAGCGTGGTAGAGCCATGGGCTTGCGGTGGGGCTGGGGGGTACGATCGTGAGAAAAACTCTacctccatcgctgccggtACCCCGCCCGTCGACAAAGGTTCGCCGTTGTTGTTGCAGGGAGCAGACATTGAGCGTCGCCGGCGCGCGGGCGTGGCGGGTGCTGCCCGCTACATCCCAATGACACTGCAGGAAGAGGAGTATTATCGTCGATACGGTTCTGGGTCGCCGAACCACACGGCCAGCAACCGTGCCCGTTGTGGCAGTGTGGAGGGGCTGACAGAGCTGATGCCCTCTCGTGGCTCCCTCTATCGTGGCGCACAGGGCGTTCTGCATGGTGTTTCGTGGTTCTGTCGCCGCGCCTACGAGAGCCTTGGTggcaaggaggcggcgctgatCAGCGGCCCTAGTAGCCttccagcggcgccggcggttCCCAGCGCGTCACCGcaagcacctcctgcacccACAGGCACTTCCAATCAAGTGCCATTCGCTGGGTCAGCAACCGAGATGAGCGAGACGCGGGATTTCTACGAGCCTCCGCGGGTGCGGCACCGCGTGGAGGGCGGCGGGCTCAACGGTGTGCGCGACGCCCGTAGAGGAGGTGCTCAGGCGATTATGATCCCTCGCTACAATGCGGTCGGGTCTGCACTATCGTGGCTGCCGGGGTTTCACTACGTCGCGCCGCTCTTCGTCACGGGCTCCTTCCTGCTGGGCGGcaccgcgccaccgccgcctcagcgccgtcgtatgcgtgaggaggagagtgggaAAGAGGCACAAGTATACGGCATCGTGTCAGCGGGTGGGTGGCGACGCGATGGCACCCAAGCCCTGTCGTATTCCTCGCTCAACCGCGCTGAGATGCCAGCGCCGTTCTCGGACAGCGCAGCATGGGGTGACCTTCCGCGGCACTCTAAGGTCTCGACTGCGCCTCAGCGAGCCGCTTTGTCCCCGGTATTGTGGAATTCACCGGCGCGGCCATCTCAGTCGTttccttcgccgccgccactgtaCCCGGCGGATGCCTCACAAGCAGCTCCTGGCACAGGGCCCCCTCTGGACTCACTTCTGCCAACGCCGATGGTCTCCTCTATTGCCCCCAGTCGATCCTACATGCCTCTTCACGACGACAATTTTGCGTCATCCAGCGAGAACGCATCAGTGTCGGCACTCTGGAGGccacacaccgctgccaaatcccactccaccgccgcttcaTCCCGAGGGAGCCGCGATTACATTCGAGCTGATGACGTGGACGCAGCTGGCGGGGGATCTCGGGGAGCTCGCCATGCGCACACTGCTGGTAGTGGCACACCACTTGTTGCAGGTACACTTAGGAGGGACTCCGCTACGAGATTTGGTGGGGCGAAATCCAGCGGCACGCTTGCAGATGAGCTTCGCGCCTTCGCCGGCAGTACTGTAGCAGGCCCGCATGGCCGTACCGGTAGCCAGGATGAGATGCggaccaccgccgcagacACTGCTCTTGGTGGccagggaggaagaaaatCTAGCTCCCGCACATCGCGCCGTACGGTAGAGTTCAGCCTTCCCGACGGGACCAAGTAG